One window from the genome of Sulfodiicoccus acidiphilus encodes:
- a CDS encoding carboxypeptidase regulatory-like domain-containing protein, which translates to MNYLKIISAILVASIFLVLPVGAATTAITVTVNHPVIHPGETLVVSGTTSPNVEVGITVYNPNGKPVASTVTNSTSSGIYTAAVVTFPSQANTLFPYGTYKVDVGTSTGFTNSTTFQFSPVTYPLVVQVENPVGIPVVGATVSVDGMTATTNASGEATFQLLAGTYTVTASAAGYVTSTETVTIPTTQVPFVITLQTQALKITVNSISVTINGTTTTAPIVAQQGFVTLPGGVSASANVTVTYQGATTTMATVSATLNGAPVTVTTTATGYEVSFSLPNTDELAVLTITANMSGSSATYTMPMTVIYNPQAALSSLSSEVSSLSTEVSTLSTELSTLETELGSNVSALNADISSLNSGLHSLTASLSTLNSTVTSLSSQVSTLQTEYSAVHSQVSSISTIVYAGLAVGVIAIVIAIVALALISRKIR; encoded by the coding sequence ATGAATTACTTGAAAATCATCTCGGCTATACTCGTTGCTTCTATCTTCCTAGTGTTGCCGGTGGGGGCCGCGACCACGGCCATAACCGTGACTGTGAACCACCCAGTCATTCACCCAGGGGAGACCCTGGTGGTGAGCGGGACCACCTCTCCTAACGTGGAGGTGGGAATAACGGTATACAACCCCAACGGGAAGCCTGTGGCGAGCACAGTGACGAACTCCACGTCGTCAGGCATATACACGGCTGCAGTGGTGACTTTCCCATCTCAGGCTAACACGTTGTTCCCTTACGGTACCTACAAGGTTGACGTCGGTACCAGCACGGGATTCACTAACTCCACCACCTTCCAGTTCTCCCCCGTCACCTATCCCTTAGTGGTCCAGGTGGAGAACCCTGTCGGAATACCTGTGGTTGGAGCCACAGTCAGCGTGGACGGCATGACCGCGACGACTAACGCCTCCGGGGAGGCTACCTTCCAACTCCTAGCTGGAACCTACACAGTCACTGCGTCGGCTGCCGGCTACGTAACCTCCACCGAGACGGTCACGATACCTACCACTCAAGTGCCGTTCGTGATAACGCTTCAGACTCAGGCGCTCAAGATAACGGTGAACTCCATATCCGTGACCATCAACGGTACCACCACGACAGCCCCTATAGTAGCTCAGCAGGGGTTCGTGACTTTGCCTGGAGGGGTGTCTGCCAGCGCCAACGTAACAGTCACCTACCAGGGAGCTACCACCACGATGGCCACTGTCTCCGCGACCCTGAACGGTGCGCCCGTCACAGTGACTACCACGGCCACTGGTTACGAGGTGTCGTTCTCGCTTCCCAACACCGACGAGCTAGCGGTACTCACGATCACTGCTAACATGTCTGGTTCCTCTGCCACCTACACCATGCCCATGACAGTCATATACAACCCACAGGCCGCGTTGTCCTCTCTAAGTAGCGAGGTCAGTTCGTTGAGCACCGAGGTGTCCACTCTCAGCACGGAGTTGAGTACTCTCGAGACGGAGCTAGGTAGCAACGTAAGCGCCCTCAACGCAGACATATCCTCTCTGAACTCCGGACTCCACTCCCTGACAGCGTCCTTGTCGACCCTGAACTCCACGGTCACGAGTCTGTCCAGTCAGGTGAGCACCTTGCAGACAGAGTACTCTGCCGTTCACTCCCAAGTCAGTTCCATATCCACGATAGTTTACGCAGGTCTGGCAGTAGGCGTCATAGCCATAGTGATAGCCATAGTGGCCCTCGCCCTCATATCTAGGAAGATAAGGTAA